The genomic DNA ATGCGCTGCAGGCGCTCGGCGATCTCAAGGCCGCGGGCCTTTCCATCGTGGCCATCACGGGCCGGCCCGTGGGCTGGAGCCTGCCCTTCGTCAACACCTGGCCGGTCGATGCCATCGTGGCCGAGAACGGCGCGGTGGCGCTGCTGCCCGCGGCCGAGGGCAAGATCGAAAAGCGCTATATGCAGGATGCGCCCACGCGCAGCGCCAACTTCGAGCGCATGCAGGCCGTGCTGGCGCGCATCGAGCGCGAGATCCCGGGCGCGCGGCGCGCCACCGATTCACCGGGCCGCGAGACCGACATCGCCATCGACCACAGCGAGTTCGTGCAGCTGGGCGAAGAGACCATCGCGCAGGTCGTCGCGCTGATGCGCGGCGAAGGCATGCACGCCACCGTGAGCAGCATCCACATCAACGGCTGGTACGGCGACAACGACAAGCTCGAAGGCGCGCGCTGGATCGTGCGCGAGCTCTGGGGCCGAACGCTCGACGACGAACTCGACCGCTGGGCCTACGTGGGCGACTCCACCAACGACCAGCTGATGTTCCGCACCTTCGCGAGCAGCATCGGCGTGGCGAACGTCGCGCGCTTCGTGCCGCAGCTGGAGCACCTGCCGCGCCATGTGACCGAGGGGGAACGCGGCGCGGGCTTTGCCGAGGCGGTGCGCGCGATTCTCTCGGCCCGCGCTACCCGTTGACCGGCCCGCTGCGGGCGCAGCGGCGCAGCACCGACCATTGGCGCCAGGTGCCGAAGGCCGCAATCAGCAGCAGCACGGCCGCATAGCCCTTCACCGTGTCCAGCAATCCGAGCGGCGCCACCAGGAAGCCGGCCAGCATTGCGGGCAGGCTGAACGCAAGATAGCTCACCACGAAGATGGCGGCGAACAGCTCGCCGCGCTCGTGCGAATCGGCCTGGGGTGCGAGCGTCTGCACCAGCGCCGAGAAAGAGCCGCCGAAGCCCAGTCCCGCGATCGCGGTGCCGGCAAAGAACAGCGCGAGCGATCGGGTGGCCAGCGATGCGAGCAGCAACGCCAGACCGGCCGCGATGCTGGCCGTGCCGAAGATGACCGATCGCGGCGCGCCAAGGCGGCCGAGCAGGGCGGGCGCGATCGCGCCGAAGCCCGAGAGGACCGCCACCGTGAGGCCGTTGACCACGCCGTTGTCGATGCCGAACACATGGTGCATCAGCGAGGGTGCGAGCGACAGATACAGGCCGCCCAGCGCCCACACCACGATGAACACCGGCAGGCCGCGCGCAAAGTCGGCCCGCGCCCGAACGGGAATGGACACACGCGGCACCAGCGAAGCCAGCGCACCGGCACGCGGCGTGACGGTCTCGGGCATCCACAGCACCGCGGCCGCGCCCAGTGCGAACACCGCGGCGAGCACGCCGAACACCAGCGCCACCGGCGCGGCGCTGAACTTCACCGCCATGCCCGTCAGCAGCGCTCCCGCCGCGAGCCCCGCGAGCGGCGACACGCTCGTGATCAATGCGCCCAGCCGCTTGCGCGCAGCCGGCGCGGCCTCGACCACTGCCGCGCTCAGCGCGCCGCTTGCGACGCCCGTGGCCACGCCCTGCACCACGCGCGCGGCGATCAGCCCGCCGATGCCATGCGCCAGCAGGAAGAGCCCCATCGCCAGCGCCTGCAGCACCAGCGCTGCCAGCACCACGGGCCGGCGCCCGATATGGTCCGACAGCGATCCCGCGACCAGCAGCGAGATCAGCAACGCGATCGCGTAGACGGCGAAAGCCACGGTGAGCATCGACGACGAGAAACCCCAGGCGTGCTGGAACACCACGAACAGCGGCGACGGCGCGGCAGCCGCGAAGAAGAACGCGAACAGCACCGTCGCCAGCAGCGCAAATCCGGCGGCCGCGGGCAGGCGCCACGGCTTGGCACGGGACGCGGCGGCAGTGGCAGCGGCAAGCTCAGGACAGGAGGACGGCATGGGCGAATCCTTAACGCAATTTTTTTAGCTTTTACGATTCTAGACCCGCATCCCTCCTAAAGCAAATATCTTTGCGTTAAAGTCCTTGCATGAACGATGTCGTCCTTCCGAACAAGCGTCCCGGCGGCCGCAGCGCCCAGGTGCAGGCGCTGGTGCGCACTGCGCTCGAAGAACTGGTGGCCGAACAGGGGCGCGAACGCGTGACCGTCCCGGCGGTGGCCGAGCGCGCCGGCGTCAGCGCCTCGAGCATCTACCGCCGATGGGGCGACTTGTCGGGCCTGCTGGCCGAGACGGCGGCGCACCGGCTGGACCCGAACCGGCCCCTGCCCGACACGGGCTCGCTGCGGCAGGACCTGACGGCATGGGCGCAGGAACTCATCACGCACCTTGCGCGCCCCTGCAACACCTCGCTGTTGAAAGCCGCGGCCGCACTGGCCGACGGCGGCGCCGACACCGACTGCCTGCGCAACCGCCGCAAGGAAGCGCTGAAGCTGGTCGAGCAGGCGCACGCCCGTGGCGAGCGGGCACCCGAGGCGCAGCAGGTGATCGATCACCTGATCGCGCCGATCGTGTTTCGCCTCGTGTTCGGCGGCGACCCCGTGAAGCCGGCGCTGGCGAAGCGGCTGGTGGACGAGCTGTTCGTGCTCAGTTCGTCTTGACTTCCTTCGCGAGCCCCAGCTTCTCGATCACCGCCTTCTCGCGCACCACCGTGTCCTGCGCGAACCTGGTGTAGGCCGCCGAGCTCATGTAGTTGGGCAGCATGTCGTAGCGGCCGAGCGAGGCCACATAGCTCGGCTCTTCCATTGCCTGCTTGAAGGCGTCGTGCAGTTTCTTCACCACCTCGGGCGGCGTGCCCTTGGGGGCGCCGATGCCGAAGGGCGAGTTCTGCACGATGTCGTAGCCCAGTTCCTTCAGCGTCGGCGCATCGGGGAACTTGGCCAGGCGCTTCTCGCCCCAGGTGTTGAGCACGCGCAGCTTGCCGGCCTCGACCTGCGGCGCGAAGCCGGTGCTGTCGGCGGCCGCCATCAGCTGGCCGCTGACCACCGCGAGCATCAGGTCGGCGCTGCCCTTGTAGGGCACGTGCTGCAGCTGGATGCCGGCCTTCTGTGCGATCAGTTCGGTCGTGAGATGCGGGCTCGTGAGGTTGCCGGTGGAGCCGTAGGTGAGCTTGCCGGGGTTGGCCTTGGCATAGGCGACGAAGTCGGCCCAGGTCTTGAACGGGCTGTCGGCCGGCACCACGATGCCGAAGGCATAGCCCGTGACGTTGAGCACGTAGCTGATGTCCTTGAGCGGGTCCCAGTTGATCTTGGTGGTGTAGCCGAGGCGGAACACGCCGAGCGGAATCTGCGCGACCGTGTAGCCGTCGGGCTGCGCGGTCTGCAGCGCCTGCGCGGGCAAGGTGCCGCCGGCGCCGGGCTTGTTGTCGATGATGACGGGCTGGCCGAGGATCTTGCTCGCGTTGTCGGCCAGCTGGCGCATCGTGATGTCGGTGGGCCCGCCCGCGGGGAAGGCGATGACCAGCTTGACCGGCTTGGAGGGAAAGGCCTGCGCGAGCGCCGCCAGCGGAGACAGAAGAAGCCCGCGGGCTGCGGCGAGCGTGGCGGCACGGAGAAGGGATCGGCGGGACATGGTGGCGGGTTCCTGGAACGGGAAAAAAGCAAAAGGGCGCATTGGGCCCTGCCCTTGGCGCGGCGGCAATCGGTGCTCACCCGACTGCTGTCGCCTGCGGCTCAGCCCGCGGCCTGCTGCTCGAAACCCTGCAGCACGTTGACGGCGTTGACGCCCACCTCCGCCACCGCGTAGCCGCCCTCGAACACGAACACCGTGGGCAGGCCGGCGCGCGCCAGGTCTTCGCCCATGCGCAGGTAGTCGTCGCTTTGGAGCCGGAAGCCCGCGACCGGGTCGCCTTCGAAGGTGTCGACGCCGAGCGACACCACCAGCGCGCCCGCGCGCACTTCGGCAATGCCGCCGAGCGCGGCCTTCAGCGCCGCGCGCCAGGTGGCGAAGTCCGCACCGCGCGTGAGCGGCAGGTTGTGGTTGAAGCCGAGCCCGGCGCCCGCGCCACGCTCGTCGGCATGGCCCAGGTAGTAGGGATAGTCGGTCAGCGGATCGCCATGCAGGCTCGCAAAATGCACGTCGCTGCGCTCGTAGAAGATGGCCTGCGTGCCGTTGCCGTGGTGGTAGTCCACGTCGAGCACCGCCACGCGCGCCACGCCCGCATCGCGCAGCGCCTGCGCGGCCACGGCGGCGTTGTTGACGAAGCAGTAGCCGCCGAAGAAATCGGCGCCCGCATGGTGGCCGGGCGGCCGCGTGAGCGCGAAGGCGGCGCGCTCGCCGCCAGCAACGCGCTGCGCCGCGGTCCAGGCGCAGGCGGCGCCGTGGCGCGCGGCGGCCCAGCTGCCGGCCATGAGCGGCGTGCCCGCATCGAAAGAGAACAGCCCCATGCGTGCGGGAAAGCTCTTCGGCAATACATCGGTGCGCATGCCGCGCGTGGGCCAGTACGAAGGCAGGGCATCGCGCGATGCGTTGGACGGATCGAGCGCCAACCACTCGTCCCAGGCATGGGCGATGAAGTCGAGGTAGCGCGGCGCATGCACCCTGGCCAGCAGTGCCTCGTCGAAGGCATCGGGCACCTGCAGCGGGCCGAGGCCGCGGCGCTCCAGTTCGAGTTTCACATGGTCGACGCGGGCGGGCACCTCGAAGCACGGCACCAGTTCGCCGCGGAACATCTCGACTTTGCCCTGGTGCAATGCGTGCTGGTCGTTGTAGATGGTGAGCATGCCGCGCATCATGCCGCACGCCGCAGCACCGCCCGGCGCCGGCCGGACGCGGTCAGCCCGAACAGGTCCTTCGGGTCGTCGAGTTCGGGCACCAGCGCGATCTGCTGGCCGATGCCGCGCTCCAGCGACAGCTGGTGGATGTAGCGCAGTGCCGTGTAGTCCTCCAGCGCAAAGCCGACCGAGTCGAACACCGTGACCTGCCCGGCGCTCTCGCGCCCGGGCACGCTGCCGAGCAGCACCTTCCAGAGCTCGTGCACCGGGAAGTCGGCCGGCAGCTGCTGGATCTCGCCCTCGATGCGGGTCTGGGGCTCGTATTCGACGAACACGCGCGCCAGGCGCAGCACGTCAGGGTGCAGTTCGGTCTTGCCGGGCGAATCGCCGCCCACCGCATTGATGTGCATGCCCGGCTCGATCATGCCGGGCGCGAGTACCACCGCGTGGCCCTGGTGCGCCGTGACCGTGGTCACGATGTCGGCGCCGCGCACCGCATCAGCGACCGACGGCGCGCGCACCACCTCGAGCGGCGTGCAGGCCGACAAATGGCGCACCAGCTTGTCTGTGGCGCGCGGATCGATGTCGAAGACGCGCACCTCCTCGATGCCCAGCAGCGCATGGAAGGCCAGCGCCTGGAACTCGCTCTGCGAGCCGTTGCCGATCAGCGCCATGCTGCGCACGCCGGGCCGCGCCAGCGCCTGCGCCGCCATCGCCGAGGTGGCGGCGGTGCGCAGCGCGGTGGTGAGCGTGAGCTCCGACAGCAGCACGGGGTAGCCCGTGTCGACCTCGGCCAGCACGCCAAAGGCCATGACCGTCGGCAGCCCCACGGCCGTGTTGTGCGGATGGCCGTTGACGTACTTGAAGGCGTAGGCGCCGTCGTCGGCCACCGGCATCAGCTCGATCACGCCCAGGTGCGAGTGGCTGGCCACGCGCGCCTTCTTGTCGAACTCGCGCCAGCGCATGAAGTCGTCGCGCAGCGCGTCGGCCAGGGCCTTGAGGAATTCCGGAACGCCGGTTTCGTCCACCAGGCGAACCAGGCTGTGAACATCGATGAAGCGGGTCATGGCGCGGCTCCTTGCGTAGCCCGGACGCGGCGCTTCATTCCTTTACGTGTCCACTCCACCATGGCTGATCCAGGATGCGCCTGCGCCAGGGGTTGGAGCCATTGTGCGCCTGCTTGCAGGCCGTGGCGAGCCCCCGCCGGAGCCCCGCTGGAAGCAGCTTCAGTCGTGCCTGCGCTCTTCGATGCTGCGCTCCAGGAAGCGCCAGAGCCGCTCGTCTTCGCTGAAGGCCACGTTGAAGCGCAGCCAGCCGGTGGGATGCGGGTTGACCAGGAACAGCTGGCCCGGGCCGAGCATGATGCCCTCCGCCGCGGCGCGCCGCGAGAGCTCGGCGCTATCGGCAATGTCGGGGTGCCGGGCCCACAGGTACATGCCGGCCGCGGCTTCGTGGAACAGTTCGAAGCCGAGCCCGTCCAGCCGCCGCGCGACGCTGCCCTGCGCCTGCGCGAGGCGCTCGCGCAGCGACTTGAGGTGCTTGCGCCAGCGGCCGTCGGTCACGGTGCCGAAGGCCAGCCGCTCGGTGATGTCGGACGAGGTCAGGCCCGAGACCATCTTGAGCTGCGCCAGTTCTTCGAGCAGCTCCGGCTGGGCGACCACGTAGCCGACGCGGATGTTGGGCGAGATGGTCTTCGAGTAGCTGCCCACGTAGACCACGCGGCGCAGCTGCCCCAGGCTGGCGAGCGAGGGGCGCATCGAGGCGTCCATCTCGGCATAGATGTCGTTCTCGACCAGCGTGAAGTCGTGCGCCTGCGCGAGCTGCAGCAGTTGCACGAGCTGCGGCAGCGAGGCCATCGAGCAGGTCGGGCTCTGCAGCCGGGGCTGGGTGAAGAAGGCCTTGGGCCGATGCGCCGCGAGCAGCGCCTCGAGCGCCGGCATGTCGTAGCCCGTGGGAATGCGCGGCACGCCGACGATCTCCACGCCCAGGAAGCGGAGCATGAACATCAGGTTCGGATAGCCCGGGTCGTCCACCAGCACCGAATCGCCCGGCTTGAGCAGGCGGCGCGCGACCAGGTCCAGCGCCTGGCTGGAACCCTGGGTCAGCAACACCTGGGCGGCATCGACCACGATCTGCTGCTCCGAGAGCGCCTCGGCCGTCGCCATGCGCAACGCCATGTGGCCGAAGGGCAGGCCGTAGCCGCCGATGTCGGCCCCCTCGGAGGCCAGGTGGCGCAGGCTGCGGCGCATGCCGTCCTCGAACAGCCAGTCGTGCGGCAGCCAGCCGCAGCCGGGCTTGAGCGGCAGGTTGCGGTTCTCGAAGATCTGCTGCAGGTACCAGCGGGCGTCGAAGCGCGGGTCCGGGCGGGGCGCGCTGGCCGCGCCGGCGGCGCTGTCCTCGATGCGCCGCTTGACGAAGAAGCCGGCATTGGCGCGCGAGACCAGCAGGCCCTGCGCCACCAGCCGGTCGTAGGCCTCGACCACCGTGAACACACTGACGCCATGCGCCGCGGCAAAGGCGCGGATCGACGGCAGCTTGCTGTCGGCCTTGAGCTTCTGGGCGCCGATCAGTCCGCGCAACCCTTCCACGATCTGGCTGACCAGCGGCGTCGGCTGTTCGGGGCGAAGAATGAGCATCGGGGGCGTCTGCGGCAGTCCGGCCTGCACCATATTGAGGAAAGTATGTACAGGATACAAGACCAGTACAGTCTTCCCGGCGATCACTTCCGGTGTACATGGCTGGATCGATTCGTGCGACCTAGAGTGCCGGCACTCCCTCTTCAAAGCACAGGCCGTACCCATGCAACGCGAACCCCACCTCAGCAATGCCGCCCTCATGGCCCGCCGCAATGCGGCGGTCGCCCGCGGCGTTGGCCAGGCCCATGAGATCTTCGTCAGCCGCGCCGCCAACGCGGAAGTCTGGGACGTCGAGGGGCGGCGCTACATCGACTTCGCCGGCGGCATCGCGGTGCTCAACACCGGCCACTGCCATCCGGAGATCAGCGCCGCCGTGAAGGCGCAGGTCGATCTTTATTCGCACACCTGCTTCCAGGTGCTGGCCTACGAACCCTATGTGGAACTGGCCGAGCGCCTGAACGCGCTGGCGCCGGGCGAATTCGCGAAGAAGTCGATCTTCCTGAGCACCGGCGCCGAGGCGGTCGAGAACGCGGTCAAGATCGCCCGCGCCCACACCCGGCGGCCCGGCGTCATCGCCTTCAACGGCGGCTACCACGGCCGCACGATGATGACGCTCGGCCTGACCGGCAAGGTGGCGCCCTACAAGCTCGGCTTCGGCCCGTTCCCGGGCGAGGTGTTCCATGCGCTGTACCCGAACGCGCTGCACGGCGTGAGCGTGGACGACGCCCTGCATTCGGTCGAGCTGCTGTTCAAGAACGACATCGAGCCCGAGCGCGTGGCGGCCTTCATCCTGGAGCCGGTTCAGGGCGAGGGCGGCTTCTATGTGGCGCCCAACGACTTCGTCGAGGGCCTGCGCGCGCTGGCGGATCGCCACGGCATCCTGATCATTGCCGACGAGGTGCAGACCGGCGCGGGCCGCACCGGCACCTGGTTTGCCAGCGAGCAGTGGCCGGTGGCGCCGGACCTGATCACCACCGCCAAGTCGATGGCGGGCGGCTTTCCGATCTCCGGCGTGGTGGGCCGGGCCGAGGTGATGGATGCCCCCGCGCCTGGCGGGCTGGGCGGCACCTATGCCGGCAGCCCCATCGGCTGCGCCGCGGCGCTCGCGGTGCTGAAAGTGTTCGACGACGAGCAGTTGCTGGCCCGCAGCCGGGCGCTGGGCGAGCGGCTCACCGCCGGGCTGCGCCGCATCGCGGCCGAGGTGCCGGCCATCGGCGATGTGCGGGGGCTCGGGGCCATGGTGGCCGTCGAGCTGTTCGAAGCAGGCGACACCGCGCGGCCCGATGCCGCGCTGACCCGCCAGGTGGTGGCCGAGGCGGCGCGGCGCGGGTTAATCCTGCTGTCATGCGGCACCTATGGCAATGTAATTCGCGTGCTGGTGCCGCTCACGGCATCCGACTTGCTTGTGGACGAAGGCCTGGCGCTTCTCGCGGACAGCTTCGCCGCGCTGCGCTGATCGAACGATCCTTTCCTGAAATCCTCCATGACAGCAGAACCCTTGGTGCGCTTCCAGCGCGTCCAGAAGACTTACGACGGCGAGCACCTGGTGGTGCGCCAGCTCGATCTGGACATTCACCGCGGCGAGTTCCTCAGCCTGCTCGGGCCTTCGGGGTCGGGCAAGACCACCACGCTGATGATGCTGGCGGGCTTCGAGTCGCCGACCTCGGGCGAGATCCTGCTCGACGGCAAGCCGATCACCCGCACGCCGCCGCACAAGCGCAACTTCGGCATGGTCTTCCAGAACTACGCGCTGTTTCCGCACCTGAGCGTGGGCCAGAACGTGGCCTACCCGCTCACCGTGCGCAAGGTTTCGAAAGACGAGCAGCAGCGCCGCGTGCAGCGCGCGCTCGACATGGTGCAGCTGCGCGGCATGACCGACCGCCTGCCCGGCCAGCTCTCGGGCGGCCAGCAGCAGCGCGTGGCGCTGGCGCGCGCGCTGGTGTTCGAGCCGCAGCTGGTGCTGATGGACGAGCCGCTCGGCGCGCTCGACAAGCAGCTGCGCGAGCACATGCAGCTCGAGCTCAAGGACCTGCACCGCCAGCTCGGCGTGACCTTCGTCTACGTGACGCACGACCAGGGCGAAGCGCTCACCATGAGCGACCGCGTGGCGGTGTTCAACGAAGGCGTGATCCAGCAGCTGGACACGGTCGACCGGCTCTACGAGACGCCATCCAACCGCTTCGTGGCCGGCTTCGTCGGCGACAGCACCGTGCTCAAGGGCCAGCTGGACCGCGGCGGCGAGCACGCCGAGATGAAGCTGCCCGACGGCCGCGTGCTGCGCGGGCTCAACGTCGGCGGCGCGGCCGCGGGTGCGGCCGTGGAGGCCTGCATCCGCCCCGAACGCGTGGTGCTGCACCGCCGGCCGGAGACGCAGGGCACCAACATGCTCGCCGCCGAGGTGGCGCGCGTCATCTACTACGGCGACCACCTGCGGCTCTTGTGCAGCGTCGGCGGCGGCCAGACCGAAGCCACCGTGAAGCTGCCGCTGGACGGCCTCGACGGCGCCGCTGCGCCGCGGGCCGGCGAAGCGGTGGTGCTCGAATTCCCCACCGCGCACGCGCGCATCTATGCCCCCTGATCCCGGTCCGTTGTTGTTCCCTCGTTTCCTTTCATCACCCAGGAAGATTTCCATCATGAAAAAGACATTCCTCGCCTGCATCGTCGCCGCCAGCTTCGCGCTGCCGGCCCTGGCCCAGCAGCAGCTCACCGTGGTCAACTTCGGCGGCGCCAACGCCAATGCCCAGAAGAAGGCCTATTACGAGCCCTACGAGAAGACCGGCACCAAGATCATCCCGGTCGAATACAACGGCGAACAGGCCAAGATCAAGGCCATGGTCGAAACGAAGAAGGTCACCTGGGATGTGGTCGAAGTCGAATCGCCCGACGCGGTGCGCGGCTGCGACGAGGGCCTGTTCGAGAAGCTCGACTATTCGAAGATCGGCAGCAAGGCCGACTTCCTGCCGGCCGCGGTCACCGACTGCGGCGTGGGCCTGTTCGTGTGGTCGACCGTGATGGCCTACAACGGCGAGAAGCTCAAGACCGCGCCCACCAGCTGGGCCGACTTCTGGGACGTGAAGAAGATCCCCGGCAAGCGCGGCATGCGCAAGGGCGCGCGCTACAACCTCGAGTTCGCGCTCATGGCCGACGGCGTGAAGCCGGCCGACGTGTACAAGGTGCTCGCCACCAAGGAAGGCGCCGACCGCGCGTTCAAGAAGCTCACCGAGCTGAAGCCCAACATCCAGTGGTGGGAAGCCGGTGCGCAGCCGCCACAGTTCCTGGTGGCCGGTGACGTGGTGCTGACCACGGTGTACAACGGCCGCATCGACGCGGCCAACCGCGAAGGCCGCGACCTCAAGATCTACTGGCCGGGCGGCATCTACGACCTCGACTACCTGGTGATCCCGAAGGGCGCCCCGAACAAGGAAGCCTCGCTGAAGTACATCCAGTTCACGATGCAGCCGGCCAACCAGGCGGTCTATGCACAGAGCATCGCCTACGGCCCCACCAACACCAAGGCGCTGGCCTCGCTCAGCCCCAAGGTGCTCGCCGACCTGCCGACCTCGGCGGCCAACGCCAAGGATGCGCTGCAGTTCAGCGTCGGCTTCTGGGCCGACCAGGGCGAGGCGCTCGAGAAGCGCTTCGCGTCCTGGGCCACGCAGTAAACGAGCGGCGCGAAGAAGGCCATGCACGCGGCAACGTCTGTCCCCCAGGTTTCGATGCAGGCTCCGCCCGGCGAGCTTCGGCGTGCGCTGGGGCGCGCCGAAGCCCGCCGCAAATGGCGCGCCTTTGCGCTCACGGTGCCGCTGCTGGTGTTCCTGCTGCTGACCTTGCTGGTGCCCATCGTGGCGCTGCTGCAGCGCGCGGTCGAGAACCCCGAGGTGGCCAACGCGCTGCCGCGCACCGTGCGTGCGCTCGACGGCTGGAACCGCAAGGAGGCGCCCGCGCCAGCGGCCTTTGCGGCCATAGCAGCCGATCTCGCCCAGCTGCCCGACAGCTCCGACGCGGGCGCCCTGGCGCGCCGCCTCAACACCGAGATCGCGGGCGCCCGCTCGCTGGTGATGGGCACCTTCCGGGCGCTGCCGATCGCCGGCACGCCGGAAGAAGTCAAGGCGCGCATGCTGGAGCTCGACCCGCGCTGGGGCGAGGCGCCGTACTGGCAGGCGATCGCCAAGAACGGCTCGCGCTGGACGCCCGACTACCTGCTCGCCTCGGTCGACCTGCGGCGCGACGTGGCCGGCGAGATCGAGCGCATGCCCGCCGACCAGCGCGCCTTTGCCGGCATCCTGCTGCGCACCTTCCAGATCAGCGCCGTCGTCACCTTCTTCTGCCTGCTGCTGGCCTATCCGCTGGCGTGGTGGCTGTCGACGCTGCCGGCGCGCAAGGCCAACGTGCTGATGATCCTGGTGCTGGTACCGTTCTGGACTTCCATCCTGGTGCGCGTGGCTGCCTGGATCGTGCTGCTGCAGTCCGAGGGGCTGGTCAACCGGGGCCTCATGGGCATCGGCCTGACCGACCATCCGCTGGCGCTGCTGTTCAACCGCACCGGCGTGATCATCGCGATGGTGCACATCCTGCTGCCCTTCATGATCCTGCCGCTCTACAGCGTCATGAAGAGCGTGCCGCCCACCTACCTTCGCGCAGCCGTCTCGCTGGGCAGCTCGCCGCTGGCGGCCTTCTTCCGCGTGTACGTGCCGCAGACCTATCCGGGCATCGGCGCCGGCGCGCTGCTGGTCTTCATCCTGGCGATCGGCTACTACGTGACGCCGGCGCTGCTCGGCGGCGCGGACGACCAGATGCTGAGCTACTACATCGCGCGCTACACCAACGTGGAGATCAACTGGGGCATGGCCTGCGCGCTGGGCGCCGTGCTGCTGGTCGCCACGCTGCTGCTGTATGCCGTCTACCGCCGCATCGGCAAGGCCGAGTTGAGCCTCGGCTGAGCGGCACGAAGGACCGACAAGCATGTTCAAGCTTCCCCAATTCCCGGCCTACGCCACCTTCGCCGACAAGCTCGGCTGGTGGCTGGTGCGCGCCGGCTGCGTCGCGGTGCTGGCCTTCCTGCTGGCGCCGATCCTGGTGGTGATTCCGCTGTCGTTCTCCGACAGTTCGTTCCTGGCCTATCCGATTCCCGGCTGGTCGCTGCGGTGGTATCGCAACCTCTTCGAATCGCCCGAGTGGGCGCGTGCGGCGCGCAACAGCTTCATCGTCGCGCCGGCCGCCACGGTGCTGGCCACCGTGCTGGGCACGCTGGCGGCGGTGGGGTTGTCGCGCACGAGCTTCGCCTTCAAGGGCCTGCTCATGAGCGTGCTGATCTCGCCGATGGTGGTGCCGATCGTGGTGGTGGGCGTCGCCACGTACCTCTACTTCGCACCGCTCGGGCTGGCCGACACTTACTTCGGGCTGATCGTGGTGCACGCGGCGCTGGGTGCACCTTTCGTGCTGACCACGGTGCTCGCCACGCTGGCCGGCTTCAACCAGAACCTGGTGCGCGCATCGCTGAGCCTGGGCGAGACACCGTTCAGGACTTTCATGCGCGTCACGCTGCCGGTGATTGCGCCAGGCGTGATCTCGGGCGCGTTGTTCGCCTTCGCCACCTCGTTCGACGAAGTGGTGGTCACGCTGTTCCTCGCGGGGCCCGACCAGGTCACGCTGCCGCGCCAGATGTTCACCGGCATCCGCGAGAACATCTCGCCCACCATCGCCGCCGTGGCGACGCTGCTGATCATCTTCACCACCACGCTGCTGCTCGCGCTCGAATGGCTGCGCGGCCGGCGGCGCTGAACCCGCTCCACACGATGCCGATC from Variovorax sp. V93 includes the following:
- the gabT gene encoding 4-aminobutyrate--2-oxoglutarate transaminase, whose protein sequence is MQREPHLSNAALMARRNAAVARGVGQAHEIFVSRAANAEVWDVEGRRYIDFAGGIAVLNTGHCHPEISAAVKAQVDLYSHTCFQVLAYEPYVELAERLNALAPGEFAKKSIFLSTGAEAVENAVKIARAHTRRPGVIAFNGGYHGRTMMTLGLTGKVAPYKLGFGPFPGEVFHALYPNALHGVSVDDALHSVELLFKNDIEPERVAAFILEPVQGEGGFYVAPNDFVEGLRALADRHGILIIADEVQTGAGRTGTWFASEQWPVAPDLITTAKSMAGGFPISGVVGRAEVMDAPAPGGLGGTYAGSPIGCAAALAVLKVFDDEQLLARSRALGERLTAGLRRIAAEVPAIGDVRGLGAMVAVELFEAGDTARPDAALTRQVVAEAARRGLILLSCGTYGNVIRVLVPLTASDLLVDEGLALLADSFAALR
- a CDS encoding ABC transporter ATP-binding protein, giving the protein MTAEPLVRFQRVQKTYDGEHLVVRQLDLDIHRGEFLSLLGPSGSGKTTTLMMLAGFESPTSGEILLDGKPITRTPPHKRNFGMVFQNYALFPHLSVGQNVAYPLTVRKVSKDEQQRRVQRALDMVQLRGMTDRLPGQLSGGQQQRVALARALVFEPQLVLMDEPLGALDKQLREHMQLELKDLHRQLGVTFVYVTHDQGEALTMSDRVAVFNEGVIQQLDTVDRLYETPSNRFVAGFVGDSTVLKGQLDRGGEHAEMKLPDGRVLRGLNVGGAAAGAAVEACIRPERVVLHRRPETQGTNMLAAEVARVIYYGDHLRLLCSVGGGQTEATVKLPLDGLDGAAAPRAGEAVVLEFPTAHARIYAP
- a CDS encoding ABC transporter substrate-binding protein; protein product: MKKTFLACIVAASFALPALAQQQLTVVNFGGANANAQKKAYYEPYEKTGTKIIPVEYNGEQAKIKAMVETKKVTWDVVEVESPDAVRGCDEGLFEKLDYSKIGSKADFLPAAVTDCGVGLFVWSTVMAYNGEKLKTAPTSWADFWDVKKIPGKRGMRKGARYNLEFALMADGVKPADVYKVLATKEGADRAFKKLTELKPNIQWWEAGAQPPQFLVAGDVVLTTVYNGRIDAANREGRDLKIYWPGGIYDLDYLVIPKGAPNKEASLKYIQFTMQPANQAVYAQSIAYGPTNTKALASLSPKVLADLPTSAANAKDALQFSVGFWADQGEALEKRFASWATQ
- a CDS encoding ABC transporter permease, whose amino-acid sequence is MHAATSVPQVSMQAPPGELRRALGRAEARRKWRAFALTVPLLVFLLLTLLVPIVALLQRAVENPEVANALPRTVRALDGWNRKEAPAPAAFAAIAADLAQLPDSSDAGALARRLNTEIAGARSLVMGTFRALPIAGTPEEVKARMLELDPRWGEAPYWQAIAKNGSRWTPDYLLASVDLRRDVAGEIERMPADQRAFAGILLRTFQISAVVTFFCLLLAYPLAWWLSTLPARKANVLMILVLVPFWTSILVRVAAWIVLLQSEGLVNRGLMGIGLTDHPLALLFNRTGVIIAMVHILLPFMILPLYSVMKSVPPTYLRAAVSLGSSPLAAFFRVYVPQTYPGIGAGALLVFILAIGYYVTPALLGGADDQMLSYYIARYTNVEINWGMACALGAVLLVATLLLYAVYRRIGKAELSLG
- a CDS encoding ABC transporter permease, with the protein product MFKLPQFPAYATFADKLGWWLVRAGCVAVLAFLLAPILVVIPLSFSDSSFLAYPIPGWSLRWYRNLFESPEWARAARNSFIVAPAATVLATVLGTLAAVGLSRTSFAFKGLLMSVLISPMVVPIVVVGVATYLYFAPLGLADTYFGLIVVHAALGAPFVLTTVLATLAGFNQNLVRASLSLGETPFRTFMRVTLPVIAPGVISGALFAFATSFDEVVVTLFLAGPDQVTLPRQMFTGIRENISPTIAAVATLLIIFTTTLLLALEWLRGRRR